TTACCTTGCAGGCCCAGAACCGACTGCCACATTCAAGCACCCCGGATTCGCAGACGAACGAGAGGTACGAACCTCGTGGACGGTCCAACCGTGGTGGCGCTTCGTGCTGTACCGTGCCAGCCGATTCGGCGTGACTCCGTACATCGAGGTTGGTAGGCCAAGAAACGACGCGAGCGCCCGAAATAACACCAGGCACAACTTCATTCATCCACGCGACTTGGATCGCCTGCCAATCCGCGCGATCCGGATCGGACCGACACGAAAGGCCGTGGAGGCAGAGCGGAGCCTCCGCGCGCTGCTAGACGCGAACGGCTACGGGGATGTCACGATTAAGCGGAGCTCCACGCCGTATCGCTGATCTCAACGAGTCCGCTGACGGCACACAGTTGCTCCCTCAACGGGCACTGCCCGCAGGGGGATCCGATTCGCGCGACTAACGACGAGCACCACTAGCCCCTCGACCACCACGCTGCTCAGAGCTTAGATCGCGGAGTGGATTCCACGAACGGACGCCCGGCACGGATTCGTGCCTCTCGATGGAGTGTGATCGGGGTGATGTCGAGCACGTGCTCAACCATCGTGTTCAGGAACCGCGCCGGATCGAGGGCGGGCGGCGCAAGATCGCGGCGCACCCGAACCACTGGCAAGGTTGCCAAGGCGGAATCCACCTCGATCTGCGACACATCTAGTGCTGCCACGTCATCGTCGACTGGACCGGACACCGGGAGTGCTGGCGAATCATTATCGTCAGTGTCCGTTAGCTCGCCACCGTACTCGAGCACGAGAAGGCAAACGCCATCGTAGGCGTCATCTTCGCGCCCTAGCTTCTCAAGCAGGTCAGCAATCCAGCGGGCGGTTGCGGGCTCCGTGTCAAATGCAGTTGATCGAAGCCCAAACACGAACCCGAGCGCTGCGAGCGGGTGACGTCCACGCAGGTTCTTTGCATCGCCGTAGGACTCCTCCACTCGGTTTGCCGCGTTCTTACCGAACGAGGAATCCATCCGTTTGGTACTGATGAGGATCTGAGGTCCAGTGTCCCAGGCACTCATGACGACATCGACCTGCTTGATGTAGTTCTTTCCCAGCACGTTCGCAGAAGCGCCAACAACTCCAGAGGGCGGGTTGCGTCCTTCGAGACGTTCGCGAAGGGGCTTGCTCTCGCGTATGGGTAGTGCGTCAAGGAGCGTACTAATAGAGGTCGGGACGACGCGAGGTGACTGCGCACGCGGCCATACTGCATCGGGGTGGAAGCCCGCGCGGCGAAGCTCATACGCTACCCATACATCTAGGGCGAGCGCGGCTACGCCGGACTGTGTCTTTCCGTCTGGGACTATCTGCAACGCTGCGCCGAGCAGCCGCTCCAGCGTTGTCATGTCCGGAACGTATCCATCATCCTGCCATGGATTCGAGTGCTCACCCCGAGGCGCCGCATCATCGAGAATGGTATCGAACAAGGCCCAGGCCTTACCTTTGGCGGAGTCTTCAGCCACTCTTCCCCCTGGTCATTCGCCGCGCCATCCAGTCCGCGTGATCTGCGCGCACCGCTGCCAACTGATTCGGATCGACGCAATCTACGAGCAGCACCTCGTCAACGAGAGAAGCCGCGTCAAGCAATCGTCGCTGCTTGAGCAAACTGTCCACTTGAGCTTTGATCTCGACCAGATCACCATGCCGAGCGCGAAGGAGGGCTTCAGACGGCACCCACCAACGATCAGCCTCACGTGGCTCGATTTTCAGAATCCCGCCGCCGTAGGATCTACCGGTGAGTTCGCCCGACAAGAGCGTGATCGAGTTCAGCGAAGCGACCGGAAGAACCTCGCGCGCGAGGGCACGCACGTCGCCTCGAAGATACACGCCGTGCACGGAGTTTAGGTGACGGGCGCCAGCAGAGTTCCCCACGAGCCTAGGAGCATCCGCATTCATATACGTCACGAACAAATCGGGCGGTGCGAGCAGCGGTGTCCGATACCAGGGTCGACGCACTCGGCACTTGTAGGCGTCATTGACCCCCGTATGCTCACCTTCCTCGATGTAGCGCTGCGTCGCTTGGGCTGGTGATGCTGACGGCCAGAGCAACCAGGTCGGCTCCCCTGCCTTCCCCAGGGCTCCGAGGCGTGAGCTCGTGAGGTCTAGTCGCCGAAGATGAGCGCTGCCCGGAGGACTGATTCGAACCAGGTCGCGTCGCGGGATCTGCAACTGCGCGACCCGCTGTGGGGTGAGCGCGAAGTATCGATTCCCTCCTGTTACCGCTCCAAGCGATGTTTCTCCGAGCGTGATGAGTGGCGTGAAGTGACCTTGCTCAAGCACAGATGCCAGCGCATCCGTGGTCACATCGCGAAGCGGCAATGGTTGCCAACGCGCATCAGTCGTCGTTGGTATCCA
Above is a genomic segment from Microbacterium sp. W4I4 containing:
- a CDS encoding class I SAM-dependent DNA methyltransferase, with translation MIPNTMSRADTPSLRKGRGAFFTPEGITQHLAAWAVRDVGDRVLEPSTGEAAFLVAAVDRLKELGAVEPEVHGVEIHGSSAGIARALISQLGARAVIRVSDFFKIAALAKYDVVIGNPPFIRYQDWTGAQRDRARLAALQQGVALTGLASSWAAFVVHAAGQLRSGGRLAMVLPAELLSVNYAAPVRRFLLEQFRSVELIVFDEQVFPDAEADTVLVKADGWREGPAGEARLRQARNAGTLGELGAGTSWIPTTTDARWQPLPLRDVTTDALASVLEQGHFTPLITLGETSLGAVTGGNRYFALTPQRVAQLQIPRRDLVRISPPGSAHLRRLDLTSSRLGALGKAGEPTWLLWPSASPAQATQRYIEEGEHTGVNDAYKCRVRRPWYRTPLLAPPDLFVTYMNADAPRLVGNSAGARHLNSVHGVYLRGDVRALAREVLPVASLNSITLLSGELTGRSYGGGILKIEPREADRWWVPSEALLRARHGDLVEIKAQVDSLLKQRRLLDAASLVDEVLLVDCVDPNQLAAVRADHADWMARRMTRGKSG